A genomic stretch from Lathyrus oleraceus cultivar Zhongwan6 chromosome 2, CAAS_Psat_ZW6_1.0, whole genome shotgun sequence includes:
- the LOC127120659 gene encoding 21 kDa protein — protein MAATWRFFLLVLMNLVTYMSGSAESSITSAEFIKSSCRSTRYPALCVQCLMGYASVIGQSERQLAIAAISVSISRTRSSASYVKKISKARGVKPREYRAIQDCIENMGDSLDSLSQSARELGSIGHAVGEDFEWHMSNVQTWVSAALTDDNTCLDGFAGPSMNGNVKDAFKDRIVNVAQVTSNALALVNRFASSH, from the coding sequence ATGGCAGCTACATGGAGGTTTTTTTTACTGGTTCTCATGAACCTTGTCACTTACATGTCTGGCTCTGCAGAATCCTCTATAACCTCTGCAGAATTCATCAAGTCCTCGTGCAGGTCTACTCGCTACCCTGCTTTATGTGTTCAATGTCTTATGGGATATGCGAGCGTGATTGGCCAAAGCGAGCGACAACTAGCCATAGCTGCTATATCAGTGAGCATATCCAGGACACGATCGAGTGCATCATATGTGAAGAAGATATCAAAAGCAAGAGGCGTGAAGCCAAGGGAGTACAGAGCCATACAAGACTGCATAGAAAACATGGGTGACAGTTTGGACAGTCTTAGCCAGTCGGCTAGAGAGTTAGGCAGTATCGGTCATGCTGTTGGAGAGGACTTCGAGTGGCACATGAGCAACGTGCAGACTTGGGTCAGTGCTGCTCTCACTGATGATAACACTTGTCTTGATGGCTTTGCCGGTCCTTCCATGAATGGAAATGTTAAGGATGCCTTCAAGGATAGGATTGTCAATGTTGCTCAAGTTACCAGCAATGCACTCGCTTTGGTTAATCGATTTGCTTCTAGCCATTGA